A part of Natronorubrum sediminis genomic DNA contains:
- a CDS encoding Cdc6/Cdc18 family protein, giving the protein MSDDNSEPTGADHVDTDEAHGFSNLERSDLDGNDSSQGLFDDLLSGEPIFENKEVLRPSYTPHELPHRSDQINKMATILVAALRGETPSNILIYGKTGTGKTASAKFVSKELESTSQKYSVPCDVEYINCEVTDTQYRVLAQLANKFIDKNKERIDDRIDDLETLKEALEEYDRASQSDPDVSAGTDTGSETLFSETADHDDTSGGTSTELGSPDDVDTHAVTDESSETDTHTDDRATPNASSADDSEHPSAVPAETKGEPTESTAAGSDTPATAESSPHPLESTPFETSEDIDDRIAELEDDKESFEEVPMTGWPTDRVYSVFFDAVDYDERVVVIMLDEIDKLVEKSGDDTLYNLSRMNSELENSRVSIIGISNDLKFTDFLDPRVKSSLGEEEIVFPPYDANQLRDILEHRSEVAFKEGALSDDVIPLCAAFAAQEHGDARRALDLLRTAGELAERSQTETIVEEHVRQAQDKIELDRVVEVVRTLPTQSKLVLFAIILLEKNGVNSINTGEVFNIYKRLCEEIDADVLTQRRVTDLISELDMLGIVNAVVVSKGRYGRTKEISLSVPLGETEAVLLSDSRLSDIDEVQPFVQARFEN; this is encoded by the coding sequence ATGTCAGACGATAATTCAGAACCCACAGGCGCAGACCACGTCGATACCGACGAGGCACACGGATTCTCGAATCTCGAGCGATCCGATCTCGATGGCAACGACTCGAGCCAGGGGCTATTCGACGATCTGCTCAGCGGTGAACCGATTTTCGAGAACAAGGAAGTGCTTCGTCCTTCCTACACGCCACACGAGCTCCCACACAGAAGCGACCAGATCAACAAGATGGCGACGATTCTCGTCGCAGCGTTGCGCGGGGAGACACCCTCGAACATTCTCATCTACGGGAAAACTGGTACCGGGAAAACTGCGAGTGCAAAATTCGTCAGCAAAGAACTCGAGAGTACGTCCCAGAAGTATAGCGTTCCCTGTGACGTCGAATACATCAACTGTGAAGTCACTGATACGCAGTATCGCGTGCTCGCGCAACTCGCGAACAAGTTTATCGACAAGAACAAAGAACGCATCGACGACCGAATCGACGACCTCGAGACGCTCAAAGAGGCACTCGAGGAGTACGATCGAGCGTCTCAGTCGGACCCCGACGTTTCCGCTGGAACTGACACCGGGTCGGAAACGTTGTTCTCAGAGACGGCGGACCACGACGATACATCCGGGGGTACATCCACGGAGTTGGGATCTCCAGATGACGTAGATACGCACGCTGTTACCGACGAATCATCGGAAACTGATACCCACACCGATGATCGAGCTACTCCGAACGCATCGTCGGCTGATGACTCCGAACACCCTTCCGCGGTTCCAGCTGAAACGAAGGGGGAACCTACCGAGTCGACGGCGGCGGGTTCCGACACACCGGCCACGGCGGAATCATCGCCACACCCACTCGAGTCGACGCCGTTCGAAACGAGCGAGGATATCGACGATCGAATCGCCGAACTCGAAGACGACAAGGAATCCTTCGAGGAAGTTCCGATGACTGGATGGCCGACAGACCGTGTCTACAGCGTCTTTTTCGACGCCGTCGATTACGACGAACGCGTCGTCGTCATCATGCTCGACGAGATCGACAAACTCGTGGAGAAAAGCGGCGATGATACGCTGTACAACCTCTCGCGAATGAACTCCGAACTCGAGAATTCGCGCGTGTCGATTATCGGTATCTCGAACGATCTGAAGTTCACCGACTTTCTCGATCCTCGCGTCAAATCCTCACTCGGCGAAGAAGAGATCGTCTTCCCACCCTACGACGCAAATCAACTGCGTGATATCCTCGAGCACCGCTCGGAGGTTGCGTTTAAAGAAGGTGCTCTTTCGGACGACGTTATTCCCCTCTGTGCTGCATTCGCCGCACAGGAACACGGTGACGCACGCCGAGCGCTCGATTTGCTTCGCACGGCAGGCGAGTTAGCGGAACGATCTCAAACGGAGACGATCGTCGAAGAACACGTCCGCCAGGCACAGGACAAGATCGAACTCGACCGAGTCGTCGAAGTCGTTCGAACGCTGCCGACACAGAGCAAACTCGTCCTCTTCGCGATCATTTTGCTCGAGAAAAACGGCGTCAATAGCATCAACACTGGCGAAGTGTTCAACATCTACAAGCGCCTCTGTGAAGAGATCGACGCAGACGTATTGACCCAACGCCGGGTGACAGACCTCATCAGCGAACTCGATATGCTCGGTATCGTGAACGCAGTCGTCGTCTCGAAGGGACGATACGGTCGAACGAAGGAGATCAGTCTCTCCGTTCCTCTCGGTGAGACGGAGGCCGTGTTGCTCTCGGATTCCCGCCTCAGCGATATCGACGAAGTTCAGCCGTTCGTCCAGGCACGATTCGAAAACTAA
- a CDS encoding DUF7127 family protein has product MKVPKSLREVDRDGVVVRTQEYDDGSIIAVDFGDTGENVAIDVVDSVALIVTDDEQFEFELPPEASDITVNNGVLTIKE; this is encoded by the coding sequence GTGAAAGTCCCCAAGTCCCTCCGCGAAGTCGATCGAGACGGTGTAGTCGTTCGCACCCAGGAGTACGACGACGGAAGCATCATCGCCGTCGACTTCGGCGACACCGGTGAGAACGTCGCGATCGACGTTGTCGACTCCGTCGCGCTCATCGTGACCGACGACGAGCAGTTCGAGTTCGAACTGCCACCCGAAGCCAGCGACATCACCGTCAATAACGGCGTGCTCACGATCAAAGAGTAA
- a CDS encoding OapC/ArvC family zinc-ribbon domain-containing protein, with the protein MPHECTNCGRTFPDGSKEMLSGCPDCGGNKFQFAPSGQATSNSAHSSEASAGATESAGDASSSSSSSTTGTVGRAAKTVRGWVSSESDTADDVPSVSNESPSPTSESPSPTSESPSPTSESPAATSETPQASSDSSPERSPQSSTPSQRDTSQPQPQSWPDEAKPDNPSEESTTEEFTAWPETARRPENRSNAPSDGNRGAPETRGSASATPTSSPASSDPSSDGNERAPETNAEPTPTRADGTMVADDEDTAQADARSEVVSSNDLPETAHPSPDTRDGSSHPPQQANAASSDEQPPSDGRVVSEPTGEQPSIEELRAELNEQFESIKIVSPGQYELNLMELYNREEYIISLQEDGRYVIDVPDSWRNDEDEV; encoded by the coding sequence ATGCCACACGAATGTACGAACTGCGGTCGCACATTTCCCGACGGTTCCAAAGAGATGTTGTCGGGGTGTCCAGACTGCGGTGGAAACAAGTTCCAGTTTGCACCGTCTGGACAAGCGACGAGCAACTCAGCTCACTCGAGTGAGGCGTCAGCGGGTGCCACCGAGAGTGCTGGTGACGCGTCCTCTTCGTCTTCATCTTCTACCACCGGAACCGTCGGGCGTGCTGCGAAAACAGTTCGTGGCTGGGTTTCCTCGGAGTCAGATACCGCAGACGATGTTCCATCGGTCTCGAACGAATCGCCGTCACCTACGAGCGAATCGCCGTCACCTACGAGCGAATCGCCGTCACCTACGAGCGAATCGCCAGCAGCTACGAGCGAAACGCCACAAGCCTCGAGTGATTCCTCACCAGAACGATCGCCGCAGTCGAGTACACCGAGCCAACGCGATACGTCACAGCCACAGCCCCAATCGTGGCCCGACGAGGCCAAACCGGACAACCCGTCCGAAGAGTCGACGACGGAGGAATTTACTGCGTGGCCCGAAACGGCTCGTCGACCCGAAAATCGGTCGAATGCCCCGTCGGATGGGAATCGAGGTGCACCGGAAACACGGGGGTCGGCGTCGGCCACCCCGACTTCGAGTCCAGCGTCGTCTGACCCCTCGAGTGACGGCAACGAGCGTGCACCCGAAACGAACGCCGAACCAACTCCAACTCGAGCAGACGGGACGATGGTTGCCGACGACGAGGATACAGCACAGGCCGATGCTCGGAGTGAAGTCGTCTCGAGTAACGATCTTCCGGAAACGGCTCACCCGTCTCCAGATACACGAGATGGCTCGTCTCATCCACCACAACAGGCAAACGCAGCCTCGAGCGATGAGCAGCCACCGAGTGACGGCCGTGTCGTCAGCGAACCGACGGGAGAGCAACCGTCGATCGAAGAACTCCGCGCGGAACTCAACGAACAATTCGAGAGTATCAAGATCGTGAGTCCGGGACAGTACGAACTCAATCTCATGGAACTCTACAATCGCGAAGAGTACATTATCTCGCTGCAAGAGGACGGCCGGTACGTTATCGACGTTCCCGATTCCTGGCGAAACGACGAAGACGAGGTGTAA
- a CDS encoding DUF1684 domain-containing protein translates to MSEPDDSDSAVDADRWREELESKRTEKDEFFAEHPQSPVPPEDRETFDGLEYFEPDLDYRVTATATVHDDPEVVLMETTAGREMRYLRVATLEFDLTRADEELEDGTYELGAYQLESPNDEPLFVPFRDKTTGQQSYEGGRYMELAPDRGLEDGDELTVDFNIAYTPFCAYSETFDCPLPPEENWLEVTIPAGERNE, encoded by the coding sequence ATGAGCGAACCTGACGATTCTGATTCGGCCGTCGACGCCGACCGCTGGCGCGAGGAACTCGAGTCGAAACGCACCGAAAAGGACGAATTCTTCGCGGAACATCCCCAATCACCGGTTCCGCCGGAAGACCGCGAGACGTTCGACGGACTCGAGTACTTCGAACCGGACCTCGATTATCGCGTCACCGCGACGGCGACCGTCCACGACGACCCCGAGGTCGTTCTGATGGAGACGACGGCGGGCAGAGAGATGCGCTATCTTCGCGTCGCGACCCTCGAGTTCGACCTCACTCGAGCCGACGAGGAACTCGAGGACGGGACGTACGAACTCGGAGCCTACCAACTCGAGAGTCCCAACGACGAACCGCTGTTCGTGCCCTTCCGAGACAAGACGACCGGTCAACAGAGCTACGAGGGCGGACGGTACATGGAGTTAGCCCCCGATCGGGGGCTCGAAGACGGCGACGAGCTTACCGTCGACTTCAACATCGCGTACACGCCGTTTTGTGCCTATAGCGAGACGTTCGACTGTCCCCTCCCGCCGGAAGAAAACTGGCTCGAAGTGACGATTCCCGCCGGCGAACGCAACGAGTAG
- a CDS encoding ABC transporter permease: MKSLTNHLDSLRSLEELSKRLGVTDRSMAVLVLLSAVVAFLVISPMFWLLWRAITVEPSRAIDLIFSSRTAGTTINSIALMGLVTVFSIGLGVPLAILTTRTDLPNPRFWTIVAALPLVIPSYIGAIAFTGMFGSGGQVDTLFGTTIPNLDGLPGAIFIITLYTYPYVFLTTRAALLSMDSSIIDAARTLNAGPLEAFRRVTFPQIRPGIAAGALLAGLYAISDFGTPAFMGASVFTSRIYWEFNNFAVEYAALLALQLIAIVAIVLVIEAGIGRDEDATGGPSSGSVIHLGRWKWLAIGFISSLGVLTLVIPVAIFTNWLFRSQGDPISSLEFEWVYAFNSVHLALIAAFVACLFALPVAYYSGRTNSLLSRILERATYIGFAVPGVVIGLALVFLGTRTLPSFYRQGIWLLVFAYVVRFLPQAVGTVRSSVLQVDAKTIEAARTLNASRLEAFRRITLPLIMPGVVAGGVLVFLTTMKELPVTLMLRPVGMETLVSIIWGAQADLAYRYAAFPSLLLILISGFSMLILLRQEGSDLN; encoded by the coding sequence ATGAAATCACTCACGAACCATCTCGACTCCCTGCGGTCACTCGAGGAACTCTCGAAGCGACTCGGCGTGACCGACCGTTCGATGGCCGTTTTGGTACTCCTTAGTGCCGTCGTCGCGTTTCTCGTCATCTCCCCGATGTTCTGGTTGCTCTGGCGTGCGATTACGGTCGAACCGTCGCGAGCGATCGACCTCATCTTCTCTTCGCGGACCGCCGGAACGACGATCAACAGTATCGCCTTGATGGGGCTCGTGACCGTGTTCTCGATTGGACTCGGCGTTCCGCTAGCGATCCTCACGACCAGAACAGACCTCCCAAACCCACGATTCTGGACCATCGTCGCTGCACTCCCGCTCGTTATCCCGAGCTATATCGGTGCCATCGCGTTTACCGGAATGTTTGGCTCCGGTGGGCAGGTCGATACGCTCTTCGGGACGACGATTCCGAATCTCGACGGGCTCCCGGGGGCCATATTCATCATCACGCTGTACACGTACCCCTACGTGTTCTTGACGACGAGAGCCGCGTTGCTGTCGATGGATAGTTCGATCATCGACGCCGCACGAACCCTGAACGCCGGCCCGCTCGAGGCGTTTCGCCGCGTCACCTTTCCACAGATTAGGCCGGGAATTGCCGCCGGGGCGTTGCTCGCCGGCCTCTACGCTATTTCGGACTTCGGAACGCCCGCGTTTATGGGTGCGAGCGTCTTCACGAGTCGAATCTACTGGGAGTTCAACAACTTCGCCGTCGAGTACGCCGCTTTGCTCGCGCTGCAGTTGATCGCGATCGTCGCGATCGTTCTCGTCATCGAAGCGGGAATCGGTCGTGACGAAGACGCAACCGGTGGCCCGAGCAGTGGCAGCGTGATCCACCTTGGCCGCTGGAAGTGGCTGGCAATAGGCTTCATCTCCTCGCTCGGAGTGCTCACGCTCGTCATTCCGGTTGCGATCTTTACGAACTGGCTGTTTCGCAGTCAGGGAGATCCGATCTCGTCGCTCGAATTCGAGTGGGTCTACGCGTTCAACTCGGTCCACCTCGCCCTGATCGCCGCATTCGTCGCCTGTCTGTTCGCCCTTCCCGTCGCCTACTACTCGGGCCGAACGAACTCACTGCTATCACGGATCTTAGAGCGAGCGACCTACATCGGATTCGCCGTTCCCGGCGTCGTCATCGGACTGGCACTGGTGTTTCTCGGGACCAGAACGCTCCCTTCGTTTTACCGCCAGGGCATCTGGCTGCTCGTCTTCGCCTACGTCGTTCGCTTCCTGCCACAGGCCGTCGGAACCGTTCGTTCGTCGGTCCTGCAGGTAGACGCGAAGACGATCGAAGCCGCACGAACGCTAAACGCCAGTCGACTCGAAGCGTTCAGACGAATTACGCTCCCGCTGATCATGCCCGGCGTGGTCGCTGGCGGTGTTCTCGTCTTTCTGACGACCATGAAGGAACTCCCAGTAACGCTGATGCTTCGTCCCGTCGGCATGGAGACATTGGTTTCCATCATCTGGGGGGCTCAGGCCGACCTCGCCTATCGATACGCGGCGTTCCCGTCGCTGTTGCTCATCCTCATCTCGGGATTCTCGATGCTCATCTTGCTTCGCCAGGAAGGGAGCGATCTCAACTGA
- a CDS encoding class I SAM-dependent methyltransferase, producing the protein MSVREEFNEWATSGRDRGMEDRHWHTAKHVLARMPVEVGDTILDLGCGSGYAGRALRDTKDAGRVYGLDGSPEMARNAAGYTDDPAVGFLVGDFDELPFADDSIDHVFSMEAFYYAADPHHTLEEVARVLRPGGTFYCAVNYYEENVHSHEWQDNISIEMTRWDRDQYRTAFRESGLAVAEQDHVPDREITIPAEAEFPLEEWDTREAMVERYRELGTLLTVGVSP; encoded by the coding sequence ATGAGCGTTCGTGAGGAGTTCAACGAGTGGGCGACGAGCGGCCGCGACCGAGGGATGGAAGACCGGCACTGGCACACCGCGAAACACGTCCTCGCGCGGATGCCGGTGGAGGTTGGCGACACGATTCTCGACCTCGGATGCGGCAGCGGCTACGCCGGTCGGGCACTGCGGGATACGAAGGACGCGGGCCGTGTATACGGGCTCGACGGCTCACCCGAGATGGCACGCAATGCGGCGGGGTACACCGACGACCCCGCCGTCGGCTTCCTCGTCGGTGATTTCGACGAGTTACCGTTCGCCGACGACTCGATCGACCACGTGTTCTCGATGGAGGCGTTTTACTACGCAGCGGATCCACACCACACGCTCGAGGAAGTTGCGCGCGTGCTTCGTCCGGGCGGAACGTTCTACTGTGCGGTCAACTATTACGAGGAAAACGTTCACTCTCACGAGTGGCAAGACAACATCTCGATCGAGATGACGCGCTGGGATCGCGACCAGTATCGCACCGCGTTCCGAGAGAGCGGACTCGCAGTCGCCGAGCAGGACCACGTTCCGGATCGCGAGATCACGATCCCAGCCGAGGCCGAGTTCCCACTCGAGGAGTGGGACACGCGCGAAGCGATGGTCGAACGGTATCGAGAGCTTGGAACGTTACTCACCGTCGGCGTTTCGCCGTAA
- a CDS encoding Era-like GTP-binding protein — MGLFTELKTSISRVTDRLFTDEEPKRIGIYGPPNAGKTTLANRIARDWTGDAIGAESHIPHETRRARRKEDVQIEREGKSVTIDIVDTPGVTTKVDYEEFTDEMEEDDAIRRSREATEGVAEAMHWLREDVDGVIYVLDSAEDPITQVNTMLIGIIESRDLPVLIFANKIDLEDSSVKRIEDAFPQHKTVPLSAKEGENMDEVYEKIAEYFG; from the coding sequence ATGGGACTGTTCACAGAACTCAAAACTAGTATCTCTCGGGTTACAGACCGCCTCTTTACGGATGAGGAACCCAAACGAATCGGTATCTACGGTCCACCAAACGCTGGAAAGACAACGCTCGCCAACCGAATCGCTCGAGACTGGACTGGTGACGCAATTGGTGCGGAGAGTCATATCCCACACGAAACGCGTCGCGCACGCCGGAAAGAAGATGTTCAGATCGAACGTGAGGGGAAGTCGGTAACGATCGATATCGTCGACACGCCTGGTGTGACGACGAAAGTCGACTACGAGGAGTTTACCGACGAGATGGAAGAAGACGACGCAATCCGTCGCTCCCGTGAGGCCACCGAAGGCGTCGCAGAGGCGATGCACTGGCTTCGTGAGGACGTCGATGGCGTCATTTACGTACTCGATAGCGCGGAGGATCCGATCACGCAGGTCAACACGATGTTGATCGGAATCATCGAATCTCGTGATCTCCCGGTGTTGATCTTCGCGAACAAGATCGACCTCGAGGACTCGAGTGTCAAACGGATCGAAGACGCATTCCCACAGCACAAGACCGTCCCGCTCTCGGCGAAAGAAGGCGAGAATATGGACGAAGTGTACGAAAAAATCGCGGAGTACTTCGGGTGA
- a CDS encoding extracellular solute-binding protein has translation MQQRDSDQTQQSTMSRRPFLAATSASVAGLAGLAGCLGDDDAPPLTDSGPGETGVDSGGVRWDDLGDLEGEISIYCGRDRDQIDDVFEALEDEYDDLTVRVGYDDNDVHVNQIIEEGDATAADLMYSQDPGALGELEREGVVQALPDDIVEGVPESYRDPDGYWTGVTGRVRAIQYNSDRLDETEFDGPEDFPDDIMEFATDERFQGIISTRPNSGTFRGFIQAMVELEGEEATREWVSDMMEDQDAQLFTSGGDQAAAVEQGGDDDPIIALGNSYYAARLISEDPDSPVDVAFTENDAGCLFSVAGVAATNAVSDPDMVAEFIRHLIAEEGQELMMEQNGEYPVVEDIDYVDELPDLDEINPPEFDLSDFDMDMQGARDIIEDEGMEV, from the coding sequence ATGCAACAGCGCGATAGCGATCAAACGCAGCAATCTACGATGAGTCGTCGACCGTTCCTCGCAGCCACGAGCGCTTCGGTAGCCGGACTCGCCGGACTCGCCGGCTGTCTTGGTGACGACGACGCTCCACCGCTGACAGACTCCGGTCCGGGGGAGACCGGGGTCGATTCCGGTGGCGTCAGGTGGGACGATCTCGGCGATCTCGAGGGCGAGATCAGCATTTACTGCGGTCGCGACCGTGATCAGATCGACGACGTGTTCGAGGCGCTCGAGGACGAGTACGACGATCTCACCGTCAGGGTCGGTTACGACGACAACGACGTCCACGTGAACCAGATCATCGAGGAAGGCGACGCCACCGCTGCGGACCTCATGTACTCACAGGACCCCGGCGCCCTCGGGGAACTCGAGCGCGAGGGCGTCGTTCAGGCGCTGCCCGACGACATCGTCGAGGGTGTCCCCGAAAGCTACCGAGATCCCGACGGCTACTGGACCGGCGTCACCGGCCGCGTCCGTGCGATCCAGTACAACAGCGACCGACTGGACGAAACGGAGTTCGATGGCCCCGAGGACTTTCCAGACGACATCATGGAATTTGCGACTGACGAGCGGTTCCAGGGAATTATTTCGACGCGACCCAACTCCGGAACCTTCCGCGGGTTCATCCAGGCGATGGTCGAACTCGAGGGCGAGGAAGCGACCCGCGAGTGGGTCAGCGATATGATGGAAGATCAAGACGCCCAACTCTTCACGAGCGGGGGAGACCAGGCCGCGGCCGTCGAGCAAGGCGGTGACGACGACCCGATCATCGCACTCGGAAACAGCTACTACGCCGCCCGTCTCATCAGCGAGGACCCCGACTCACCGGTCGACGTCGCGTTCACCGAGAACGACGCCGGTTGTCTGTTCAGCGTCGCGGGCGTCGCCGCCACGAACGCCGTCAGCGACCCCGACATGGTTGCGGAGTTCATCCGTCACCTGATCGCCGAAGAAGGCCAAGAACTCATGATGGAACAAAACGGCGAGTACCCCGTCGTCGAGGATATCGACTACGTCGACGAACTCCCAGACCTCGACGAGATCAACCCACCTGAATTCGATCTCAGCGACTTCGACATGGACATGCAGGGTGCCAGAGATATCATCGAAGACGAAGGGATGGAAGTCTAA
- a CDS encoding DUF7089 family protein, whose translation MFQTRDLSSSVESVRESYAPTVHVLESDRDFETIPPTEAEDLGLLVDSLEPASYPAEWLPNDAPTLLTRYAGTDFTIGMPGDGSVAWTRQSDPPVVIIKPRVGGSPEAFVDFLLAEAVVEVSLGVPEHFLGFFEDKYRELDDAVTLDPNETYQVASALYDGWVGLQTRAEFATWNENHPALADAWQDAGTRLEDRVSELPRAVARGETDFADATELACAAIKHAIELPAPFAALDTDAYRDHGAEYAVTWAEKTFDSLEE comes from the coding sequence ATGTTCCAGACTCGCGACCTCTCGAGTTCGGTCGAGTCCGTTCGTGAGTCCTACGCGCCAACAGTTCACGTCCTCGAGTCAGATCGGGACTTCGAGACGATTCCTCCCACAGAGGCCGAAGATCTCGGTCTACTCGTCGACTCGCTCGAGCCGGCGAGTTATCCTGCCGAGTGGCTTCCGAACGACGCCCCGACGTTGCTCACTCGATACGCGGGTACGGACTTCACGATCGGGATGCCGGGTGATGGAAGCGTCGCGTGGACTCGCCAGAGTGATCCGCCGGTCGTGATTATCAAGCCTCGTGTCGGTGGGTCGCCGGAGGCGTTCGTCGACTTCTTACTCGCCGAGGCGGTCGTCGAGGTCTCACTCGGCGTTCCCGAACACTTCCTCGGGTTTTTCGAAGACAAGTATCGCGAACTCGACGACGCGGTCACACTCGATCCGAACGAGACGTATCAGGTAGCGTCGGCACTGTACGATGGATGGGTTGGCCTCCAGACCCGAGCAGAGTTCGCGACGTGGAACGAGAACCATCCTGCCCTCGCCGACGCGTGGCAGGATGCGGGAACACGACTCGAGGATCGAGTCTCGGAATTGCCACGGGCCGTTGCTCGGGGTGAGACGGACTTCGCAGATGCAACCGAACTCGCGTGTGCAGCGATCAAACACGCCATCGAACTTCCAGCCCCGTTTGCGGCACTCGACACGGACGCCTATCGTGATCACGGCGCCGAGTACGCGGTGACATGGGCCGAGAAGACGTTCGATTCTCTCGAGGAGTGA
- a CDS encoding DUF2073 domain-containing protein, with protein MPHATNADDPDTPDGVQIDLISGERMDSLASMEKIRMILDGVHEGNIVILEEGLSPDEESKLIEVTMSEISPDEFNGIEIETYPKSSTRDSSLLGRIMGNNESTAKLTVIGPANQIETLHKDETLISALVSRD; from the coding sequence ATGCCACACGCAACTAACGCAGACGACCCAGACACACCCGACGGTGTCCAGATCGACTTGATCAGCGGCGAACGGATGGACAGTTTGGCCTCGATGGAGAAGATCCGAATGATCTTGGATGGCGTCCACGAGGGCAATATCGTCATCCTCGAGGAGGGACTGAGTCCCGACGAAGAGAGCAAACTGATCGAGGTGACGATGTCCGAGATCAGCCCCGACGAGTTCAACGGGATCGAAATCGAGACGTATCCAAAATCTTCGACACGCGATTCCTCGTTGCTCGGTCGAATTATGGGCAACAATGAGTCGACAGCAAAGCTGACCGTTATCGGCCCGGCAAATCAAATCGAAACGCTCCACAAGGATGAAACGCTGATCAGTGCCCTCGTGTCCCGAGACTAA
- a CDS encoding DUF7090 family protein translates to MEYSLAIDETPATVSGGTGVLLLHPSTGETDRIDTDFLKTDTDHFLVISTRTTAREVKQKLEYYDVDEDCAEILDTLSIERGYSRRSADTVHYVAAPDDVDGIVEHIDGFLEAHDGKLRLSFDSITELAYYAGDEEALETAERIVELLEEHDAIGLFHVSEDPHDEALVAQFRDVFDGTIDLDEDGHIDTDFE, encoded by the coding sequence ATGGAGTATTCGCTTGCAATCGACGAGACACCAGCAACGGTATCGGGTGGAACGGGTGTACTGTTACTTCACCCGAGTACGGGTGAAACGGACCGCATCGATACTGATTTTCTCAAAACCGATACCGACCACTTCCTCGTCATCTCCACACGAACCACCGCCCGCGAAGTCAAACAAAAACTCGAGTACTACGACGTCGACGAAGACTGTGCCGAGATCCTCGACACCCTCAGTATCGAACGCGGCTACTCTCGACGCTCCGCCGACACCGTCCACTACGTCGCCGCACCCGACGATGTCGACGGAATCGTCGAACACATCGACGGCTTCCTCGAGGCACACGACGGCAAACTTCGCCTCAGTTTCGACTCCATCACCGAACTCGCCTACTACGCCGGCGACGAGGAAGCCCTCGAAACCGCCGAACGAATCGTCGAATTACTCGAAGAACACGACGCAATCGGTCTCTTTCACGTCTCGGAAGACCCCCACGACGAGGCACTCGTTGCGCAGTTCCGTGACGTATTCGACGGAACGATCGATCTCGACGAGGACGGCCACATCGACACTGACTTCGAATAA